TGCTCCGGGAGGGACTGCTTCGCTCGTCGGCACCGCGGGGCCGCTCGGCGCCGGAACAGACCGAGATCAGCCCGGACCGGTCGGGGAGCGACGACCTCGATGACGCCTCGGCTTCGGGTCGAACGACGGACGACCCGGTACCCGGTGACGAGACTGACGCCGCCGGAAACACGGGCAACACCACCAGTGAGGCGAGTGGCGCCACCGACGACAGCACCGGTCCCAGTTCTGCCTGGAGTGGTAGCACCACGGAGAGGAGTGAGACGGCCCGTGCGACCACTGATGCCGGTGACACGACCGACACGGCGACCGAACCGGACGAGTCGCCCGACGCTCGCGAGCAGTCCGCGTCCCGGAAGTTCTCCGGCGGCCACGACCAGGAGCGCCTGGGCGAGGCTCCCGAGACGACCCACGACTCGCTCCCGTCGATGCGCATCCTCGGTCAGTTACACGACACGTACGTCGTCGCCGAGACGGACGACGGCCTCCTGCTGGTCGACCAGCACGCCGCCGACGAGCGGGTCAACTACGAGCGGCTCCAACGCCAGTTCGAGGGCGAGACGACGACCCAGGCGCTGGCCGACCCGGTCGAACTGGAACTGACCGCCCGCGAGGCCGCCGTCTTCGAGGGCCGGGCCGACGCGCTGGCCAGCCTTGGCTTTCACACCGCCCGCACCGGCGAGCGGACCGTCGAGGTGCGGACGGTGCCGGGTGTCGTCGCGGACGCCGCCGGGCCCGACCTGGTCCGGGACGTCCTCGGCCAGTTCGTCTCGGGCGACGACGAGGCGGCCGCGACGGTCGAACAGGCAGCCGACGAGCTGCTGGGTGACCTGGCGTGCTATCCGTCGGTGACCGGCAACACGTCGCTCACCGAGGGCTCGGTACGCGACCTGCTCGCGGCGCTCGACGACTGCGAGAACCCCTACGCCTGTCCCCACGGCCGGCCGACCGTCATCGAGGTGAACCGGATCGAACTCGAGGACCGCTTCGAGCGGGACTATCCGGGCCACGGCGGCCGCCGCTCCTAGCCGGTTGAACTAAGCCCCAGTCTCTCGATGGGGGGATATGACACTCGTCACGGTCGGCGAGACGGCCCTCCGCTTCTCGCCACCGGCCGGTCACAGATTCGAAACCGCCGACGAGGTGACCCTCCACACGGACGGGATGGCCAGCACCGCCGCCGCCACCGCCCACCGCCTCGGTGGCGACGCCGTCTGGGTCTCGAAGCTCCCCGACTCGCCGCTCGGGCGCCGCGTCGTCGCCGAACTCCACGAACACGGGCTGGAGACGGACGTCGTCTGGGCCGACCCGGCGGGCGGCCGTCAGGGCCTGTCCTTCCACGAGGACGCCGCGCCCCCGCGGGAGACCCGCCTCCTCCAGGACCGGCACGGCGCCGCCATGGCGACGCTCACACCCGGCGAGCTCCCGATGGACCGCCTCCGGGCCGCCGACGCGCTGTTCGTCGCCGGGTCGATGGCCGCGCTGTCAGAGACGGCCGCCGACACGGCGGGCGCCTTGCTGCGGGCCATGCCGGGAACGACGGCGCTGGACCTGGACTTTCACCCCGGACTGTGGACCACAGAACGGGCCTTCGAGACGCTGTCCGGCCTCTTCGACGCCGTCGACGTCCTCTTTGCGGGCGAGAGCCAGGCCGAGGCCCTGTTCGATACGAACGGCCGCCCGCGCGAGATGGCCCACGCCATCGCCGCGGACTACGGCTTCGAGACGGTGGTCCTGACGCGAAACGAGTACGGTGCCGTCGCCTTCCACGACAACGTCATCCACGAACGGGACGCTGTCGAGACGGAGCCGGTCGACGACACCGGCCAGCACGCTGCCTTCGTGGGCGCCGTCCTCGAACGCCTCGTCGCGGACGTCCCGCTCGACGAGGCCCTGTCCCACGGCGTCGCGGCCGCCGCGCTCACGCGGACGATGCCGGGGGCGCTGACGCCGATAGAGCCCACCGAGGTGGAGCGACTCGTCGCGGCCCAGTCCGACGACCGCCCCTGACCCCCAGGCCCCGCTGTCTCTCACCCCGGTAATACGACCATACTGTTAAAGGCTCCCGCGAGAAGTGTCCGTATATGCTCAAGAATCGGAGTCGAGCCGCGACACTGCTCGTCCTCTTTCTGGTCGTGGCCGGCAGTACGGTGGTGCTGTCGGGGGCCGCGACGGCACAGTCACAGGTGACGCTTACGGTCACCGTCGTCGATCAGGACGGCGACCCGCTGAGCAACATGGACATCTCGGCGCGGTGGGACGGCGGCGGCCCGGTCAACGAGACGACCAGTGCCAACGGCCAGGCGCTCGTCGACGTCCCCGAGGGCGCTGACGTCCGGATATCCGTCCACGACGACGAGTACGTCCGCAACGTCCCGCTGACCGTCGAGGACGCCTCGACCCGCAGCGTCGACGTCGACGTCTCGCCCGCGGCCACCGCGACGGTGTCCGTCGTCGGGACCGACGACAGCCCCGTCGAGGACGCCCACGTCCGGCTGTACACCGACGGGAACTACGTGACCGACCAGCGCACCGGCAGCGACGGGACGGTCACCACCGCGCCTATCGAGGAGGGAACCTACACCGTCATCGCGACCAAGGCGGGGTACTTCCGGAACACGACCCGCTCCACCTTCGTCGGCGAGAACGAGACGTCGCTCACGCTGACCGAGGGGTCGGTCCTCGTCACGTTCTCAGTGGTCGACGACCACTTCGACCCGGCCGAACCGATGCGCGGGGCACGGATACGCGTCGGCGACGTGGGCTCCATCCAGACCCTCTCGGACGGCGGGGCGACGATCTCGGTACCGGTCAACGACCGCTACGACGTCCGGATCACCAAGGACGGCTACCAGACATACGAACAGCGTCTCGCCATCCAGGAGTCCGAGACGACGGTCAACGTTTCCATCTCGCGGACGCCCCGCATCGACCTGACGTCGGCCAACGAACGCGTGGTGGTCGACGAGTCGGTCCGCCTGATGGTCACCGACGAGTACGGTGAGGCGGTGCCCAACGCGACGGTCCGCCGGGGCGAGGAGGTGGTCGGCACTACCGACGCGGACGGCGAGATAACCGCCACCGTCCCGACGGCCGGGAACGTGACCTTCTCCGCCGAGAACGGGTCGCTGACGGCGACCGTCACCGTCGAGGGTGTCCAGTCCGGCGGCGGGACGGAGTCGCCGACCGAGACGGCCACACCGACGGCCACCGACCAGCCCACGACGGACTCGACGGGCATAGCGGGCCCCGGATTCACCCCCGTCGCCGCGCTGGTCGCAGTGGCCCTCGCGGCGGCCTTCCTGGCACGGCGCCGCTAACGGGACGCTTTTCCCCGCGAAGGCCCCACCGGTGTACAATGACCGTTCTCGAGGCTGTCCACGAGGCTCACAACGCGACGTTCCGCGAGGTGGGGGGTCGGCGCGTCGTCGACAACTACGGCCGCCCCGAGCGGACCCACCGCGCAGTTCGGAACGTCGTCGGCGTCTGCGAGTTCGGCTACGGCGTCGTCGTCGTCACTGGCGAGGACCGGGTCGAGTACGTCGACAACGCCGTCTCGAACCGCGTCCCCGACGCCGACGGACAGGGGACCTACGCGCTCTTGCTCGACCCACAGGGCCGGGTCGAGACCGACATGTACGTCTACAACGCCGGCGAGCGTCTACTGGTCTTCACCCCGCCACAGACGGCCGAGTCCCTGGCCGAGGCGTGGGCCGAGAAGACGTTCATCCAGGACGTCGCGTTCGAGGTCGCGACCGACGACTTCGCCACCTTCGGCGTCCACGGGCCGAAGTCAACCGAGAAGATCGCGAGCGTGCTCCACCAGGCGGCCTCGCCCGAGGCGCCGCTCACGTTCGACCGGGGCGAACTGGGCGACGCGGGCGTGACCGTCGTCCGGACCGACAACCTCGCCGGCGAGGAGAGCTACGACGTCATCTGTCGCGCCGACGACGCCGAGCGGGTGTTCGACACGCTCGTCAACCGCGGGCTCAACGCCGTCCCGTTCGGGTACACGACCTGGGAGACGCTGACGCTGGAGGCGGGGACGCCGCTGTTCGACACCGAGATCGAGGGGGCCCTCCCGAACGACCTGGGCCTGCGCAACGCGCTTGACTTCGAGAAGGGGTGTTACGTCGGCCAGGAAGTCGTCTCCCGGGTCGAGAACCGCGGGCACCCGAGCACGCGACTCGCCGGCCTGGCCGTCGAGGCCCTGCCCGAACCGGGCGCGGCCGTCTTCGCCGGCGACGAGCACGTCGGCGAGGTGACTCGCGCCGTCGACAGTCCGATGCGCGCGGCCCCCATCGCCATGGCGACCCTGGACTGGGATTTGCCCGCGGACGCGCTGACCGTCCGCGTCGACGACGACCCGGTCGGGGCCCAGCGGGTGTCCCTGCCCTTCGTCGAGGGCTCTGCGACGTCGGCGCGACTGCCGACCTACGAGTAACCCGCGTCGTCGGCCGCCAGGTCCGACTCGCCCAGATAGTACTCGACGGCGACCAGCGCCGTGTACGCCGAGAACGCCGCGAGACTCATCCCGCCGAACTGCGTGACTGCGGTCAACGCCGGTCGCACGTTCCCGTACTGGAGCGGTGCGAGGATGAGCCACACGCCGACGGCCGTCGCCATGACGCCCGCGGCGAGGCGGGGGCGGCCGCGGCCGCGAATCGTCAGGAGGTTCTTGGCGGCGAAGACGGCACCCACCACCGCCGAGAGCGTCACGCTCCCGCGGATGCCCGGGTTCGCACCGAGCGCGAGTGGTCCGACGAACGCGACGACACACCCCAGCAGGGCGACCACTGCCGATGCCGTAGTGAAGCGAGCGGCTTCCATACGGCAGAGAGTCGCCGGCGCCCCGTAAATAGGTTGTACCTGGTTCGACCGCCGTCGATCACTCGACGAGCGGCAGCACGATGCCGAAGACGAGCGGCGAGAACAGCGCGAGGAGGATGCCGAACCCTTCCATGTCGGTCAACAGCATGTCGCCCCAGGCCGGCAGCGGGCCGACGAGGGCGGGCCCGGAGGCCTCGCCGAGCACGCCGAGCGCGAAGAGGCCGACGCCGAGCAGGAAGCCGCGTTTGGCGAGCGTCGCGTGGTCCATCTGACGCGTGTGTCCCATACCAGTCGTCTCTCACGGGGGGCGACACGTGTGTTTCGGTTTCAGAAAGGCCTATAGTCGAAAGCGGCGTTGGCGTGAGTGATGAACGCTATCGTCACCGAACTGGCCGACCTGCTGCTCTCGCTCGTCGCCGCCGGCCTGCTGACCGTCGTGGGGGCGCTGACCGAGAGCGCGGGCCTCGCGAACCTGCTTGCGGGCCAGTCGATGCTCGGCCTGTGGGAGCTGTGGATGGGCGCCATCGCGCTCTACGCCGGCGTCTACCTGCTCGGCTACAAGCGAATCGTGGCGCGGGTCACATCCCCGTCGAACTGACCACCCTCAGGGCCGCGTGAGCAGCGCCCGCAGCTGCTCGCGCGAGAACAGCGTCGTCGGCCGGTCCATGTGGACCCCGATTTCCCCCTCGAAGGCGCGCATGCCGAGTTTCTGGACCGGTTCGGGCATCGAGTAGCCGGCGCGAACGGCATGCCCCAGGCGAATCTCCGAGCGGAGGTCCGCCCGCCACGCCCGCTCGTAGTCGCCCAGCGTCCCCGGGTCGTCGGGGTCGATCTCGCGGGCCGCGTGGTCCGCCGCGGTCATGCCATAGAGGATGCCGCCGCCGGTGAACGGTTTGGTCTGGGCGGCGGCGTCCCCGACGAGGAACGACCGGCGGCCGGTGACTCGCCTGGGCGGGCCGACGGGGATGAGGCCCGAGCAGCGGTGGTCCGTCTCGACGCCGTAGCCCGCACAGAACGCCTCGAAACGACCGCGGGCGTCGTCGCCCGGCGGCACGGCGAGGCCGTACTCGACGCCCGCCTCGCCGCGCGGGATGCGCCAGGCGAAAAAGCGCGGGACGGTGAGGTGGACGTCGACGAAGTCGCCGTCGTCGACCTCGTCGGTGAACCCGAGCACGCCGTGGAGCAGTTCGCCGGGGTCGGGCATGTCCAGTTCCCGCCGGACGCGGCTCTTGGGACCGTCACAGCCGGCGACCAGCTTCGCCCGGTGGGTCTCGACGCCGTCCGGGCCGCGAACCTTGACGCGGACGCCGTCGCGGTCCTCGCTGACCCCGACGACGGTGTGGCCTTCGCGGACGTCCGCGCCGGCTTCCCGCGCCAGGTCCGCCAGGTGGCGGTCCAGGCCGACGCGGTCGATGACGTTCGAGATGACCTCGTCCCGGTAGAACGGGTGGTCGGCGCTGCCCGGTCCGCCGGTGTGGAACCGCGCGCCCGAGATCGCGTTCTGGAACAGCTCGTCGCGGGCGTCCTCGGTGTACTCCCAGATGTCGGTGCTGACGTGGCCCGAACAGGCCAGCGGCTCGCCCACCGTCCCCTGTTCGAAGACGAGCACGTCGAGCCCTCGCTGGGCGGCCCGGCGGGCGTAGCGCGACCCGGCCGGTCCGGCCCCGACCACGACGACGTCGTGCATACCTCCGGTGTGGGTGTCACGCGTCAAATATGTTCCCGATTCCGGTCAGCGCCCGGCGGTCGACGGCCGACGGCCGCCGAACCGTTCGACGAACCAGGCGCCGAGACGGCCGCCGAGCGAGCCAAGCAGCGCACCCAGCCCGAACAGTGCCGCGACGAGGACGACCAGAACGACGACCTGCACCGCGCGAAACCACGCCGGTTCGGCGAGGCCGGCGACGAAGCCGCCCAGGTCGGCCCCCATCCAGAGCGCGGGCAGCGAGCCGACCAGGCCGGCCCGGAACCCGGTCCGAGTGCCAGAGAGCCCCTGCCGCCGGGCGAGTGTGCCGGCCAGCAGGCCGCCGAGAAACACGACGTTGAGGCTCAGTTCGGTGCCGGTCTGCCAGTAGGCGGCCGCCGTGACCGGGAGCGAGACGAGGCCGCCGACGAGCGCGTACGTCCAGACGGCGCGTGTGGTCCGGGTGGAGGGGTCGGTCGGGGACATCGCCGGACGTACACACCGAAATCACAAAAACGCAGGTGCTGCCGATCCGGGTGTGAGCGGTGTCGACCGCGGGTGGCCGGTTCGGTCCCGAGTCGATTTATCCCCGGCCCTCCAATCGGTGCCATGGTCGAGTACCAGCCGGGGGTCTGTAACATCGGGGCCGACCAGCGTCGGGCACGCCGGCTCTCCGGTGTCGGGTCGTTCGGTGTCGCGGCGGCAATCGTCATCGCGGTGGCGCTCGGGCAGCTGCCCGACACCGCGCTGTGGGCGACCGCGCCCTTCCTCTTTGGCGGGTGGGTCGGCGTCCTCCAGGACTACTTCCAGTTTTGCGTCGCCTTCGGGGCGCTTGCCCGCTACGACCTCTCCGGGTCGGGCGGGTCCAGCGGCGCCGTCGCGGAACGCGAGGCGGTCAGGGCCGACCGGAAGCGCGCCCTCCGGATTCTCGCCGTCGCCGGGGTCCTGGCCGTGGCGACCACCGGCGCCGTCGTCCTCCTCGACGGCGCGCTCTAGACGACTGCCAGTCCCCGGGGCACCTGGTCGGAGGCGTCTCGCCAGGGGCCAACCGCGTCCCACTCGCGGCCGTCGGCCGACCGGAAGAGGCCGTGGTTGGTGAGCGCGTAGAAGGCCTCGTCGTCGGTCGCGAGCACCGCCCGGGCGAGTCCGTCGGGGGCGGGCAGGCCCGCCATCGACCGCGTCCACGCCCCGCCCGTCCGGCGGTAGAGGTAACTCTCGCCGGTCGTGCTGTGGGCCGCGTACGGACCGCTCGCGGCGGCGACGACGACCACGTCCGGGTCCTCGGGGTGGACGGCGACGCTCCAGACGTACTGGTGGTCCAGCCCCGTCTGCGGGGCCGTCCACGTCTCGCCACGGTCGTCCGAGCGCGCGTAGCCGTCGCCCGCGGCGGTGTAGACCCGGTCGGGGGCGTCAGGGTGGGTCGCGAGCGTGTGGTTGTCCCGCCGGGCGCCGTCGGGGTGGTCGACCCACGTCGCACCGCCGTCGGGAGAGCGGACGAACGCCCCGGCCTCGATGGCGACGTACAGCTGCTCGGGGTCGTCCGGGGCGACCGCCATCCAGCGGACGTGATGCGTGTGGGGGCGGGGCGGGAACGACCAGCGCGGGGCCGACGGCAGCTCTGTCAGCCCCTCGCGCCCGGTCCAGGACCTGCCGCCGTCCGTCGACCGGTAGACCGCGCTGGGTTCGGTCCCCGCCCACACCACCTCGGGGTCGTGGGGACTGACGGTGACGCCAGTGACCCGGTCGCCGGCCTCGAGCGCAGCGGTCCACGTCTCGCCGCCGTCCGCCGTCCGCTGGAGGCCCGCCTCGACGGTGCCGACGAACGCCCGTTCGGGGGCCGCCGCGTCGGCCGCGACGCACTCGACGGTCCGGCCCCGGAGCCGGTCGGTCCACTCCGTGCCGTCGCCGACCAGCACGCGGTCCGTGAGTCCGCCGTAGACGTACATGACCCACCGTTGGCGTCGGCGCGACAGAAATCTGTTGGCGGCGCGACCGGTCAGAGCCGCCGGTCGAGGAAGTCCGCGAGCAGGCGAAAGCGGCGTTTCTTCTGTTCGACGTCCGAGGGGACGTGACTCTCCCCGCCGAGTTCGACGTACTCGTAGTCGCCCTCCTCGGCCTCCGTGTAGCCGTAGGTGTCGAGTGCCCGGCGGAACCGGCGGGCCTGCGAGCCCGGGACGCCCCGGTCGGTGACGTCGTGGAGCACCAACAGCGGGGCCGAGAGGTTGCTGACGTAGTCGACCGGCGAGCGCTCCCGGTACTGGTCGGGGGTGTCCGCGGGCGTCTCGAGGGTCTTCTCCAGCAGTTCCGTCCGGTAGTGTGGCATCGTCGTCTCGTACATACGCGGCCGGTCGGTCAGCCCGGTCCAGGCGACCCCCGCGTCGTAGAGGTCCGGGTACTGGACCAGCTGCCAGTACGTCGAGTCCCCGCCGTAGGACGCGCCGAAGACGGCGACGCGGTCGGGGTCGATCCAGATGCGCTCCGCGACGACGTGTTCGGTCACCGTCGCCACGTCGCCCTGTTCGGCCCCGCCCCGATCGTCGTACAGCTCGCGGACGAACGACCGGCCGCGACCGGACGACCCGCGGTAGTTCACCTGGAGAACGCTGTAACCCTGCTGGACGAGGAACTGTGCGTACCGGTCGAACGCCTTCGTGTTCATCGTCCGCGGCCCGCCGTGGGGGGTGACGACGAGCGGCGACGGCCGCGCCCCCGAGTCGTACAGTAGCGCCCCGATCTCCAGGGACGCGGCCGGTTCGTGTTCGACGGCCGCCTGGCGCGTCGCCGGGACGCCGTCGGACTCGACGGTGACGTACTCCGCCTCGGCGAAATCAGACGGGCTGAACGGACCGTACTCCGCGCCCAGTACCGTCGAGGCCTCCTTGGTGGCGAGGTCGTAGACGAGGACCTCCGGCCGCTGTGTCGGCGTCGTGTGGGTCAACAGGAGACGGTCGTCGCCCAGGGTGGCGGTTCGCCCGAACGAACTGACCCCCTCCGGCAGGTAGACCGGCTCCTCGCCGCGTCCCCCGACGTCGTAGACGACCGGCAGCGTCGTCGCTTCGCGGGTCCGGAGCGCGACGACTCGCTCGCCGTCTGGCAGAAAACAGTGTGGCTCCTCCTCGTACCCACTGCCGAACCAGTGAACGCCGCCCGTCTCGAGGTCGTAGACGGCGCTCCGCATCAGGTCGGCGCTGTTGTCCGCGACGAGCAGACGATTGCCCCCGGGCCCCCAGTCGACGGGCACCGTCTCCGCGCCCGTCTCGCCGATGGGCAGGACCCGCGGGTCCGACCCGTCGGCCGCGGCGACGTAGACGTCGAGGTTCTCGAAGTCCGCCGTCTCGTTGGTTGCGTAGGCGACGTGCTCGCAGTCCGGGGAGAGTTCCGCATTCCGGACGGGCCGTTCGTACTCAGTGAGTTTCGTCGTCTCGCCGGTCCGCAGGTCGTGGCAGTAGAGGTTCCGCTGGCCGTCGCGGGTCCCGCCCAGGAGGAGCGTCCGCCCGTCCGCGCCGACGTCCTCGACGGTCACCTGGCCGTCCATCCGGACCACCGGTTCGACGCGGCCCTCGGCGTCGATGGCGTAGACGTCGTTTTGCTCGTCGCCGGCCTCGTCGCGGTGGAAGAACACCCGGTCGCCGTCGGCGCTCCACTCGACGTGCCAGCGTGGGTCCCCGGGTACCTCGCCGTCGCTCCACTGGGTCAGTGTGCCCGTCTCGACGTCGACGACGTGGAGTTCGTTGCGCCCGGTCCCGTCGTAGTACAGGGCGACGGCCTCGCCGTCGGGCGACGCGGTGGGATGAGCGATGGTCGGGAGCTCGGCCAGCGCCTCGAGCGAGTCTCCACCGTCGAGTAATGTCATTCTATCTGACACCTTGTGCGAGTCCCAGATAACGTTTCGGTTATCACGTCCACCGGATGCCGACCATCACGAAGACGATAGCCAGCTGCATCAGGCCCTGGATACCGCCCAGCTTGGCGTTTCGCATCCCGATGTCCGATATGAGGTCGACGTCGGGGTCCGCCGAGACCACCTGCCGGTAGATGCGTATCTCGCCGGGGAGGATGACGCCGAAGCCCTGCACCGACAGCAGCGTGACGATCGCCAGCGCCGCGACGATCCACGGCGAGGTCATCGCGAACTCCGGCAGGGTCGTCACCAGATACGCCCCCGACCCGACCACTGCCACGCCGAGCGCCACGAGCGTCTTCGGGTCGGTCAGCGCGTCGAACTGGTACCCGATGAGCACCACCACGGGGATCAGCGTCGCCGCCGTCATGAGCGCCAGCCACGGGTCGGCGTTGGGGAACTTCCCGAGTCTGAGCGCCAGCACGATGCCGCCGACGATGGTCACCACCGCCAGCGCCGGCATCAGGAAGGTCATCTTCGGCGTGAACGTCGTGAAGAACGCCGCCCGCTGTTCGGGTTCCTGGCTGCCCAGCACCGGCCCCAGCACCAGCCCCATGAACAGGTCGATGCCGGTCCACAGCACCCCGGCCATCACGTGGACGTACGTGAGCGACCTGAGGTTCCCGGTCACCAGCGCGGCCGCGAGCGCCAGGAGCGGCACCGCCACCGCCCCCACCGCGAACGCCGGGTTCGCCTGTTGCGCGAGTCCC
The DNA window shown above is from Haloarcula halobia and carries:
- the mutL gene encoding DNA mismatch repair endonuclease MutL, which encodes MTDIRQLDDQTVERIAAGEVVERPASVVKELVENAIDADASRVSVAVEAGGTEGIRVSDDGVGMDREAVTRAVEKHTTSKIRDIADLEGGVGTLGFRGEALHAIGAVSRLTVTTRPRGGDVGTELVLEGGEVTSVGPAGCPEGTTIEVADLFYNVPARRKYLKQASTEFAHVNTVVTSYALANPDVAVSLSHDGRETFATTGQGDLRETVLSVYGREVATAMIPLETDDLPDGPLDGVSGLVSHPETNRAGREYLTTYVNGRYVRAGTVRDAVIDAYGTQIAPDRYPFAVVFLDVPAGDVDVNVHPRKMEVRFADDEGLRRQVRTAVEDALLREGLLRSSAPRGRSAPEQTEISPDRSGSDDLDDASASGRTTDDPVPGDETDAAGNTGNTTSEASGATDDSTGPSSAWSGSTTERSETARATTDAGDTTDTATEPDESPDAREQSASRKFSGGHDQERLGEAPETTHDSLPSMRILGQLHDTYVVAETDDGLLLVDQHAADERVNYERLQRQFEGETTTQALADPVELELTAREAAVFEGRADALASLGFHTARTGERTVEVRTVPGVVADAAGPDLVRDVLGQFVSGDDEAAATVEQAADELLGDLACYPSVTGNTSLTEGSVRDLLAALDDCENPYACPHGRPTVIEVNRIELEDRFERDYPGHGGRRS
- a CDS encoding sugar kinase, which produces MTLVTVGETALRFSPPAGHRFETADEVTLHTDGMASTAAATAHRLGGDAVWVSKLPDSPLGRRVVAELHEHGLETDVVWADPAGGRQGLSFHEDAAPPRETRLLQDRHGAAMATLTPGELPMDRLRAADALFVAGSMAALSETAADTAGALLRAMPGTTALDLDFHPGLWTTERAFETLSGLFDAVDVLFAGESQAEALFDTNGRPREMAHAIAADYGFETVVLTRNEYGAVAFHDNVIHERDAVETEPVDDTGQHAAFVGAVLERLVADVPLDEALSHGVAAAALTRTMPGALTPIEPTEVERLVAAQSDDRP
- a CDS encoding PGF-CTERM sorting domain-containing protein; this translates as MLKNRSRAATLLVLFLVVAGSTVVLSGAATAQSQVTLTVTVVDQDGDPLSNMDISARWDGGGPVNETTSANGQALVDVPEGADVRISVHDDEYVRNVPLTVEDASTRSVDVDVSPAATATVSVVGTDDSPVEDAHVRLYTDGNYVTDQRTGSDGTVTTAPIEEGTYTVIATKAGYFRNTTRSTFVGENETSLTLTEGSVLVTFSVVDDHFDPAEPMRGARIRVGDVGSIQTLSDGGATISVPVNDRYDVRITKDGYQTYEQRLAIQESETTVNVSISRTPRIDLTSANERVVVDESVRLMVTDEYGEAVPNATVRRGEEVVGTTDADGEITATVPTAGNVTFSAENGSLTATVTVEGVQSGGGTESPTETATPTATDQPTTDSTGIAGPGFTPVAALVAVALAAAFLARRR
- a CDS encoding aminomethyltransferase family protein, with translation MTVLEAVHEAHNATFREVGGRRVVDNYGRPERTHRAVRNVVGVCEFGYGVVVVTGEDRVEYVDNAVSNRVPDADGQGTYALLLDPQGRVETDMYVYNAGERLLVFTPPQTAESLAEAWAEKTFIQDVAFEVATDDFATFGVHGPKSTEKIASVLHQAASPEAPLTFDRGELGDAGVTVVRTDNLAGEESYDVICRADDAERVFDTLVNRGLNAVPFGYTTWETLTLEAGTPLFDTEIEGALPNDLGLRNALDFEKGCYVGQEVVSRVENRGHPSTRLAGLAVEALPEPGAAVFAGDEHVGEVTRAVDSPMRAAPIAMATLDWDLPADALTVRVDDDPVGAQRVSLPFVEGSATSARLPTYE
- a CDS encoding geranylgeranyl reductase family protein, giving the protein MHDVVVVGAGPAGSRYARRAAQRGLDVLVFEQGTVGEPLACSGHVSTDIWEYTEDARDELFQNAISGARFHTGGPGSADHPFYRDEVISNVIDRVGLDRHLADLAREAGADVREGHTVVGVSEDRDGVRVKVRGPDGVETHRAKLVAGCDGPKSRVRRELDMPDPGELLHGVLGFTDEVDDGDFVDVHLTVPRFFAWRIPRGEAGVEYGLAVPPGDDARGRFEAFCAGYGVETDHRCSGLIPVGPPRRVTGRRSFLVGDAAAQTKPFTGGGILYGMTAADHAAREIDPDDPGTLGDYERAWRADLRSEIRLGHAVRAGYSMPEPVQKLGMRAFEGEIGVHMDRPTTLFSREQLRALLTRP
- a CDS encoding DUF5518 domain-containing protein codes for the protein MSPTDPSTRTTRAVWTYALVGGLVSLPVTAAAYWQTGTELSLNVVFLGGLLAGTLARRQGLSGTRTGFRAGLVGSLPALWMGADLGGFVAGLAEPAWFRAVQVVVLVVLVAALFGLGALLGSLGGRLGAWFVERFGGRRPSTAGR
- a CDS encoding WD40/YVTN/BNR-like repeat-containing protein — translated: MYVYGGLTDRVLVGDGTEWTDRLRGRTVECVAADAAAPERAFVGTVEAGLQRTADGGETWTAALEAGDRVTGVTVSPHDPEVVWAGTEPSAVYRSTDGGRSWTGREGLTELPSAPRWSFPPRPHTHHVRWMAVAPDDPEQLYVAIEAGAFVRSPDGGATWVDHPDGARRDNHTLATHPDAPDRVYTAAGDGYARSDDRGETWTAPQTGLDHQYVWSVAVHPEDPDVVVVAAASGPYAAHSTTGESYLYRRTGGAWTRSMAGLPAPDGLARAVLATDDEAFYALTNHGLFRSADGREWDAVGPWRDASDQVPRGLAVV
- a CDS encoding S9 family peptidase yields the protein MTLLDGGDSLEALAELPTIAHPTASPDGEAVALYYDGTGRNELHVVDVETGTLTQWSDGEVPGDPRWHVEWSADGDRVFFHRDEAGDEQNDVYAIDAEGRVEPVVRMDGQVTVEDVGADGRTLLLGGTRDGQRNLYCHDLRTGETTKLTEYERPVRNAELSPDCEHVAYATNETADFENLDVYVAAADGSDPRVLPIGETGAETVPVDWGPGGNRLLVADNSADLMRSAVYDLETGGVHWFGSGYEEEPHCFLPDGERVVALRTREATTLPVVYDVGGRGEEPVYLPEGVSSFGRTATLGDDRLLLTHTTPTQRPEVLVYDLATKEASTVLGAEYGPFSPSDFAEAEYVTVESDGVPATRQAAVEHEPAASLEIGALLYDSGARPSPLVVTPHGGPRTMNTKAFDRYAQFLVQQGYSVLQVNYRGSSGRGRSFVRELYDDRGGAEQGDVATVTEHVVAERIWIDPDRVAVFGASYGGDSTYWQLVQYPDLYDAGVAWTGLTDRPRMYETTMPHYRTELLEKTLETPADTPDQYRERSPVDYVSNLSAPLLVLHDVTDRGVPGSQARRFRRALDTYGYTEAEEGDYEYVELGGESHVPSDVEQKKRRFRLLADFLDRRL